In Taeniopygia guttata chromosome Z, bTaeGut7.mat, whole genome shotgun sequence, one genomic interval encodes:
- the IDNK gene encoding probable gluconokinase isoform X1: MEKGIPLNDEDRIPWLCALHDILRREDTSRQDTILACSALKKMYRCVLSGGTSAIESNQTEQPGDNPALKILFVHLDGPKDIIAGRLEKRRGHFMPRELLQSQFDTLEPPSAPENFITVSIEKSLPEILLLIESAILQGEALPE; this comes from the exons gACAGGATTCCTTGGCTTTGTGCATTGCATGATATACTAAGGAG agaagACACATCTAGACAAGATACAATTCTGGCTTGTTCTGCACTGAAGAAGATGTACAGGTGTGTGTTAAGTGGTGGAACATCTGCAATTGAAAGCAACCAGACAGAGCAACCAGGAGACAACCCAGCACTGAAGATCCTCTTTGTTCATTTGGATGGACCTAAGGACATCATTGCTGGCCGCCTGGAGAAGCGGAGAGGTCATTTTATGCCACGTGAACTTCTCCAGTCTCAGTTTGATACTCTAGAGCCACCCAGTGCACCAGAAAACTTCATTACTGTCAGTATAGAAAAATCTCTCCCAGAAATACTGCTACTGATTGAGAGTGCCATTCTTCAGGGTGAGGCTTTGCCAGAGTAA